The DNA region AAAAAGGAACTTATAGCGGAGAAAGATTTATAATCATGAAACCAATAGCCGAAGAACTCGATAAAATCGAAAAAAAAGACCTGTTTGGCAGCGGGCATCGGGCCTGCGGCGGCTGCGGCCAGGCCCTGGCCGCCCGTCTGGTAGCAGATGCTGCCGGAGAAAATACGATTGCCTGCGTTGCCACCGGCTGCCTGGAAGTGTTCAGCTCACCCTATCCGGATCCGGCCTGGCGCATTCCTTTTTTACACAGCCTTTTTGAAAACGCCTCGGCCGTTGCTTCCGGCGTGGAAGCTGCTTATAAGGCGCTCAAAAAAGGGCCGGTCAACATCATCGCCCAGGGCGGCGACGGCAGTACCGCCGATATCGGTTTTCAGAGCATCAGCGGTATGTTTGAGCGCGGGCACAATGTCCTTTATGTCTGCTACGATAATGAAGCCTATATGAATACCGGTGTTCAACGTTCAAGCTTTACCCCTCTGGGTGCCAGGACGTCCACAACACCCATGGGAAATAGAACCCGCAAGAAAAACATGCCGTTGATTGCCGCTGATCATGGTATTCCCTATGTGGCCACCGCCACGGTCGATGATTTCAGAGACTTGCAGCGCAAGGTAAAATTCGCCCTTTCCATCGAGGGGCCCAAATACATTCATGTCCTGGCTCCCTGCCCGCTGGGCTGGGGCCATCACGGAGAGCTTACCGTGCAGGTCTGCCGGCTGGCCAAAGATACGGGCCTGTTTCCGATATATGAAGTCATTAACGGCAAGATATCCAATGTCCGCAAAATTCCGGTCAAAGTTCCGGTGCAAGAGTACCTGAAAGTGCAGGGTCGCTTCAGTCATCTGTTTAAAAAAGGTGCGCCGCCGGAAATCATCGCCGAAATTCAAGCAATCGCCAACCATACTATAGAGAGGTTTAATTTATAATGGAAAAGCTGCCTTTAGGATTAGTCCTGGATTTACGCAAAGTGGTTCCTTATAAAACCGGGTCCTGGCGGACCCTGATGCCCGCCAACCTGACGCAGATGCCGCCCTGTACCAATACCTGTCCGGCCGGAAATGACGTCCGCGGTTTCTTGAGGACCCTGGCGGAAAAGAAAGATTATGAACAGGCATGGCATGTTTTAACCCGGACCAATCCCTTGCCGGCCACCATCGGCAGGGTTTGCCCCCATCCCTGCGAGGGGGGGTGCAACCGGCGGGACTTTGACACCGCCGTGGCCATTAACAGCGCGGAGCGTTGTGTCGGCGATTACGGCCTGGAAAAAAACCTGGGCCATAAAAAACTGATTGCCGCCCGTAAAGAAAAAGTGGTGGTGGTCGGTTCCGGCCCGGCCGGGCTGTCGTGTGCC from Candidatus Desulfatibia profunda includes:
- a CDS encoding pyruvate ferredoxin oxidoreductase — protein: MKPIAEELDKIEKKDLFGSGHRACGGCGQALAARLVADAAGENTIACVATGCLEVFSSPYPDPAWRIPFLHSLFENASAVASGVEAAYKALKKGPVNIIAQGGDGSTADIGFQSISGMFERGHNVLYVCYDNEAYMNTGVQRSSFTPLGARTSTTPMGNRTRKKNMPLIAADHGIPYVATATVDDFRDLQRKVKFALSIEGPKYIHVLAPCPLGWGHHGELTVQVCRLAKDTGLFPIYEVINGKISNVRKIPVKVPVQEYLKVQGRFSHLFKKGAPPEIIAEIQAIANHTIERFNL